A genomic window from Synechococcus sp. WH 8016 includes:
- the clpP gene encoding ATP-dependent Clp endopeptidase proteolytic subunit ClpP: MIPIVIEESGRGERAFDIYSRLLRERIIFLGEPVTSDSANRIVAQLLFLEAEDPEKEIFLYVNSPGGSVYDGLGIFDTMQHIKPDVHTVCVGLAASMGAFLLCAGAKGKRSSLQHSRIMIHQPLGGASGQASDIRIQADEILFLKDRLNHELSDRTGQPLDKIQADTDRDFFMSPQQAMEYGLIDNVIDKSPVRSV; encoded by the coding sequence ATGATCCCGATCGTGATCGAGGAGTCTGGACGAGGAGAAAGAGCTTTTGATATTTATTCTCGTCTCTTAAGAGAGAGAATCATTTTCTTGGGTGAGCCTGTCACCAGTGATTCCGCCAATCGAATCGTTGCACAGCTGCTATTTCTTGAAGCGGAAGACCCGGAAAAAGAAATCTTCCTATATGTCAATTCTCCAGGTGGCTCGGTTTACGACGGCCTGGGGATTTTTGACACGATGCAGCACATCAAACCAGATGTGCACACCGTCTGTGTTGGCCTTGCTGCAAGCATGGGGGCCTTCCTGCTTTGCGCCGGTGCCAAAGGAAAGCGCAGCAGCTTGCAGCACTCACGGATCATGATTCACCAGCCCTTAGGTGGTGCAAGTGGTCAGGCCAGTGATATTCGAATCCAAGCCGATGAGATTTTGTTTCTGAAAGATCGCCTGAATCACGAACTCTCGGACCGCACTGGTCAACCCCTAGACAAAATCCAAGCCGATACGGACCGTGATTTCTTTATGTCTCCACAACAGGCGATGGAATATGGCTTGATTGATAACGTGATTGATAAGAGCCCTGTCCGCTCCGTATAA